In a single window of the Sphingosinicella microcystinivorans genome:
- the purU gene encoding formyltetrahydrofolate deformylase — protein MTSYILTVSCRSRRGIVAAIAGCLARLGCAITDSVQYDDIETETFFMRISFVSEEGVELPAIIREFGQVENEFGMDAHFHDASERMKVLIMVSRFGHCLNDLLYRWKIGALPVDIVGVVSNHLDFQKLVVNHDIPFHHIPVTGETKDEAEALLLEIVRRSGAELVVLARYMQVLSDAFCRKMAGRIINIHHSFLPSFKGAHPYRQAHSRGVKLIGATAHFVTADLDEGPIIEQDTIRITHAQTEADYVSIGRDVESQTLARALHAYIHRRVFLNGSRTIVFPPSPGSYASNRVG, from the coding sequence ATGACGAGCTATATTCTGACTGTATCCTGCAGGTCGCGACGCGGTATCGTCGCTGCCATTGCCGGCTGCCTTGCCCGGCTTGGCTGTGCGATCACCGATTCCGTTCAGTATGACGATATAGAGACCGAAACCTTCTTCATGCGGATCAGCTTCGTGTCCGAGGAAGGTGTGGAACTGCCGGCCATCATCCGCGAGTTTGGGCAGGTCGAGAACGAGTTTGGAATGGATGCGCACTTCCATGATGCGAGCGAGCGGATGAAGGTGCTGATCATGGTGTCCCGTTTCGGACATTGCCTGAATGACCTGCTGTACCGCTGGAAAATCGGGGCTCTGCCGGTGGATATTGTCGGCGTCGTATCCAATCATCTGGATTTTCAGAAGCTCGTGGTGAACCACGACATCCCGTTCCACCATATTCCGGTGACCGGAGAGACGAAGGACGAAGCCGAGGCGCTGCTGCTTGAGATTGTCCGCCGGTCAGGGGCGGAACTCGTCGTGCTTGCCCGATACATGCAGGTTCTGTCGGACGCGTTCTGTCGGAAGATGGCCGGTCGCATCATCAACATCCACCATTCGTTCCTGCCGAGCTTCAAAGGCGCACACCCCTATCGCCAGGCACATAGCAGGGGCGTCAAGCTGATCGGCGCGACCGCGCATTTCGTGACTGCGGATCTGGATGAAGGGCCGATCATCGAGCAGGATACGATCAGGATCACCCACGCGCAGACCGAAGCCGACTACGTCTCGATCGGTCGGGACGTTGAAAGCCAGACGCTGGCGCGCGCATTGCATGCGTATATTCATCGCCGCGTTTTCCTCAACGGCAGCCGCACCATTGTCTTTCCCCCGAGCCCCGGAAGCTATGCGTCCAATCGCGTCGGCTGA
- a CDS encoding LysR substrate-binding domain-containing protein, with product MIDSRQLRYFAVLAQHMHFGRAAEALSIAQSAVSSQIKRLEEDLGVRLFNRRKRSAVSLTDAGRMFLVEAQAALRQIERADRIGRLAGRGEIGQVELAYVVSAAMSGVLSEMLGTFRRAHPSVLMRLTTMDTPSQLRAISDGLVDVGLVRSRAAYPEGIAAQVVHHDQLLLAINVNSPLLHHPVIRARDLASECFIVPQFAETEGFTENLARLGRAGGFHVHAAHSVGDFITAISMAAGDYGVALVPGSFERLGIRGVTFRKVEDYADSVSLSLAWLRTESSPSVRAFVATARACQP from the coding sequence ATGATAGACAGCAGGCAGCTCCGCTATTTCGCAGTGCTCGCGCAGCACATGCATTTCGGCCGCGCCGCCGAGGCGCTTTCGATCGCCCAGTCCGCGGTGAGCAGCCAGATCAAGAGGCTCGAGGAGGATCTGGGGGTCAGGCTGTTCAACCGCCGGAAGCGATCGGCCGTATCGCTGACCGACGCGGGCCGGATGTTCCTCGTCGAGGCTCAGGCCGCGCTCCGGCAGATCGAGCGGGCCGACCGGATCGGTCGGCTGGCGGGCCGCGGCGAGATCGGACAGGTCGAACTGGCCTACGTGGTCTCGGCCGCGATGAGCGGCGTGCTTTCGGAAATGCTCGGGACCTTCAGGAGAGCCCATCCTTCGGTCCTGATGCGTCTGACCACGATGGATACGCCCAGCCAGCTCCGGGCGATTTCCGATGGCCTCGTGGACGTGGGTCTGGTGCGTTCGCGCGCTGCCTATCCGGAGGGGATCGCCGCGCAGGTCGTGCACCACGACCAGCTTCTTCTCGCAATCAACGTGAACAGCCCGCTGCTTCATCATCCTGTCATCCGGGCCCGCGATCTGGCCTCGGAATGCTTCATCGTGCCCCAGTTCGCCGAAACCGAAGGGTTCACGGAAAATCTTGCGCGGCTGGGCAGGGCAGGCGGCTTCCATGTCCATGCGGCCCATTCGGTCGGAGACTTCATTACCGCGATCAGCATGGCCGCGGGCGATTACGGCGTCGCGCTGGTGCCCGGATCGTTCGAGCGGCTCGGGATAAGGGGCGTCACCTTCCGAAAGGTCGAAGACTATGCGGATTCCGTCTCCCTTTCGCTTGCCTGGCTGCGCACCGAAAGCTCTCCGAGCGTAAGGGCCTTTGTTGCCACCGCACGGGCGTGTCAGCCATGA
- a CDS encoding helix-turn-helix transcriptional regulator yields MSAAERCGALRYPKGMALSPARKVFSRELLGTREWYDELTHIFSAQAKAGVALAFIDALYENLKIDSALVLHFPKDEGPRLIFSKIDSKRRSNSLDDYFGGNYVLDPFYLRLNDCRDRYVLSLREVIEENFSQSEYYRVHYKAAGLIDELCFSCDDRQSGHVLLSLSRAQGHQPFAAAEIAAVRIIAPLLLNVLGSSWQDLRAHLTSDTEIVKITSELHRHLENARLNFGRSLLTRREFGVIQLIMLGNSVELISKKMNISVETVKVHRKHIYQKLNIKSQAEVFSLFLDVVSSTFYEPNCDPLDQYMRRR; encoded by the coding sequence ATGTCTGCCGCAGAGAGGTGCGGCGCCCTTCGTTACCCGAAGGGTATGGCCTTGAGCCCGGCCCGCAAGGTTTTCTCGAGAGAGCTTCTTGGAACGCGCGAGTGGTATGACGAACTCACCCATATCTTTTCTGCACAGGCCAAGGCAGGCGTGGCTCTCGCCTTCATTGATGCCCTTTACGAAAATCTCAAGATAGATAGCGCGCTCGTCCTCCATTTTCCGAAGGATGAAGGCCCTCGCCTCATTTTCAGCAAGATAGACAGCAAGCGGCGATCCAACAGCCTTGATGACTATTTCGGCGGGAACTATGTTCTTGATCCCTTTTACCTCAGGCTGAACGACTGTCGTGACAGGTATGTTTTGTCGCTTCGGGAAGTGATCGAGGAAAATTTCAGCCAGAGCGAGTATTACAGGGTCCACTACAAGGCTGCGGGGCTGATCGACGAGCTTTGTTTTTCCTGTGACGACAGGCAAAGCGGCCATGTTCTGTTGTCGCTGAGTCGTGCCCAGGGGCATCAGCCCTTTGCGGCTGCCGAGATTGCCGCAGTACGGATCATCGCCCCGCTGTTGCTCAATGTTCTCGGTTCATCCTGGCAGGATCTGCGTGCGCATCTGACCTCGGACACGGAAATCGTAAAGATCACATCCGAATTGCATCGTCATCTCGAAAACGCCCGCCTCAATTTCGGGCGATCTTTGCTTACGCGGCGGGAATTCGGCGTGATTCAACTCATCATGCTCGGCAATTCCGTCGAGCTAATCTCGAAGAAAATGAATATTTCGGTCGAAACGGTAAAGGTTCACCGCAAGCACATTTATCAGAAACTGAATATCAAGTCGCAGGCAGAGGTTTTCTCGCTTTTCCTCGATGTCGTTTCCTCGACGTTTTACGAGCCCAACTGTGATCCGCTGGACCAGTATATGCGCAGGCGATGA
- a CDS encoding acyl-CoA dehydrogenase, with amino-acid sequence MGKPVRFDWEDAFFLDEQLTDDERMIRDTAAAYAQEKLQPRAAEAFEREHTDPSIFREMGEMGLLGCTLPERYGGVDASYVTYGLIAREIERVDSGYRSMMSVQSSLVMYPIHAYGSEAQKEAYLRRLASGEWIGCFGLTEPDAGSDPGGMRTRARKIDGGYRISGSKTWISNAPIADVFVIWAKSDAHGGAIRGFVLEKGMKGLSAPKIEGKLSLRASITGMVVMEDVEVGEDALLPDVEGLKGPFGCLNRARYGISWGALGAAEFCYHAARQYGLDRKQFGRPLAATQLYQKKLADMATAISFGLQASLRVGRLMGDGRFAPEMISMIKRENVGNALDIARTARDMHGGNGISGEYHVLRHAINLETVNTYEGAHDVHALILGRAITGIAAF; translated from the coding sequence ATGGGCAAACCGGTACGCTTCGACTGGGAAGACGCTTTCTTCCTCGATGAACAGCTTACCGACGACGAACGCATGATCCGGGACACGGCGGCCGCCTACGCTCAGGAGAAGCTTCAGCCGCGCGCCGCCGAGGCTTTCGAGAGAGAGCACACGGACCCGTCCATATTCCGCGAGATGGGCGAGATGGGCTTGCTGGGCTGCACCCTTCCCGAGCGCTACGGCGGTGTCGACGCGTCCTACGTCACCTACGGCCTCATCGCCCGGGAGATCGAGCGTGTCGATTCGGGCTACCGGTCCATGATGTCGGTGCAGTCGAGCCTCGTGATGTACCCCATCCACGCCTATGGCTCCGAAGCGCAGAAGGAAGCCTATCTCCGTCGCCTCGCCAGCGGCGAATGGATCGGCTGCTTCGGCCTCACCGAACCCGACGCAGGGTCCGACCCGGGCGGTATGCGGACCCGTGCCCGGAAGATCGACGGCGGCTATCGCATCAGCGGCTCGAAAACATGGATCTCCAACGCGCCGATCGCCGACGTCTTCGTGATCTGGGCGAAATCGGACGCCCACGGCGGCGCGATCCGCGGCTTTGTCCTCGAAAAGGGTATGAAGGGCCTCAGCGCACCGAAAATCGAAGGCAAGCTGTCCCTTCGCGCGTCGATCACGGGCATGGTGGTCATGGAGGATGTCGAAGTCGGCGAGGACGCATTGCTTCCCGATGTCGAAGGCCTGAAAGGGCCGTTCGGCTGCCTGAATCGTGCCCGTTACGGCATCAGCTGGGGCGCGCTCGGCGCTGCCGAATTCTGTTATCATGCGGCCCGGCAATACGGTCTTGATCGCAAGCAGTTCGGCCGGCCGCTGGCCGCCACCCAGCTCTATCAGAAAAAGCTCGCCGACATGGCGACCGCCATCAGCTTCGGGTTGCAGGCCTCGCTGCGTGTCGGACGCCTGATGGGCGACGGCCGCTTCGCCCCCGAGATGATATCAATGATCAAGCGCGAGAACGTCGGCAATGCACTCGATATTGCACGCACGGCACGCGACATGCACGGCGGCAACGGGATTTCGGGCGAGTATCATGTGCTGCGGCACGCGATCAATCTTGAGACGGTAAACACATACGAAGGCGCGCACGATGTGCACGCACTGATCCTGGGGCGAGCCATTACCGGCATTGCCGCCTTCTGA
- a CDS encoding MFS transporter: MIDAFRGDTRARSRTILPDDWGLTFACFAFSQAIGLITYWTLPLFAGALMTGLDLSATEVGLVGTIEFSGLFLSSLMLAPHIDRGFRRKAAVLSVVIVISVNAACGLLPLEMTSLTVLRFIAGLGSGIALTIGNASIANGRDPEKLSGHVMLLLVMFMVLLMPAIAYVSENYGYRGVFLGLAGAVLLASTTIPFVPQRPDAALTVEAEQSGSRKGPLWSLAGVMLMLVALLFGLRDTLPWLVTEQIGTEAGMSVQQIGGLLSVMYAVSALGPVLQIFLARRMSARRLLALSIAVAGGFLWMFTLADGNVARFSVGIVLWATIYFMAYAQLYAFAALVDRTGRLASALGGAFIAGVTIAPFIGGYVLDLGGYGVMGGVEIALTLLMVLFTYVSASGRAGIEKSRALTT; the protein is encoded by the coding sequence ATGATTGATGCGTTCCGGGGCGATACGAGGGCACGTAGCCGTACGATCCTTCCCGACGACTGGGGATTGACGTTTGCCTGCTTTGCCTTCTCGCAGGCGATCGGGCTTATCACGTACTGGACGCTTCCCCTGTTCGCGGGAGCGCTGATGACGGGCCTCGATCTCAGCGCGACCGAGGTGGGCCTTGTCGGAACAATCGAGTTCTCAGGTCTTTTCCTGAGCTCGCTGATGCTGGCCCCCCATATAGACAGGGGTTTCCGTCGAAAAGCGGCGGTGCTGAGCGTCGTGATCGTGATTTCGGTGAACGCGGCCTGCGGCCTTCTGCCTCTCGAAATGACAAGCCTTACGGTGCTGCGCTTCATCGCCGGGCTCGGAAGCGGGATTGCGCTGACGATCGGCAATGCGTCGATCGCCAACGGCCGGGATCCGGAGAAGCTTTCCGGCCATGTCATGCTGCTCCTCGTCATGTTTATGGTCCTGCTCATGCCGGCGATCGCTTACGTGAGCGAAAACTATGGCTATCGCGGAGTCTTCCTCGGTTTGGCAGGCGCCGTGCTCCTTGCATCGACAACCATACCCTTCGTTCCGCAAAGGCCCGATGCGGCCCTGACCGTGGAAGCGGAGCAGTCGGGGAGCAGGAAAGGCCCCCTGTGGAGCCTTGCCGGCGTGATGCTGATGCTCGTGGCCTTGCTGTTCGGGCTGCGGGATACGCTCCCCTGGCTTGTTACGGAGCAGATCGGAACCGAGGCCGGGATGAGTGTTCAGCAAATCGGGGGACTTCTGTCGGTGATGTATGCCGTCAGCGCCCTCGGGCCCGTGCTTCAGATATTCCTTGCCCGAAGGATGTCTGCACGGCGACTTCTGGCTCTATCAATCGCGGTCGCAGGCGGATTCCTGTGGATGTTTACCCTGGCCGACGGCAACGTCGCCCGTTTCAGCGTAGGTATCGTCCTCTGGGCGACGATCTACTTTATGGCCTATGCCCAACTCTATGCATTTGCTGCTCTCGTCGATCGCACGGGAAGACTGGCGTCGGCGCTTGGCGGAGCCTTTATCGCCGGCGTTACGATCGCGCCTTTTATCGGCGGATATGTGCTCGACCTGGGCGGGTACGGCGTAATGGGCGGTGTGGAAATAGCGCTTACGCTTCTGATGGTGCTTTTCACCTATGTGTCGGCTTCAGGCCGCGCAGGAATCGAAAAGAGCAGGGCCCTGACAACCTAG
- a CDS encoding GcvT family protein: MASELPGQADVVVIGGGIAGCSIAYHLTKIGISDVVLCERRQLTCGTTWHAAGLVTQLRANRRMTELAYYTGQLFGQLEEETGLATGFVQNGSLRVAKTEARYEELARGASMGRNFGLPVEALSTGEIKERWGPINTDGLVGGFWFPQDGQVNPTDVTMAYVKGARMGGARIFENTPVTNILVENGRVIGVMTDRGEIRARKVVITGGMWSRDLAAGVGVSLPLHAAEHFYIVTEHIPDLPKRLPVLFVSDEHAYYKEDAGKILLGCFEPKAKPWGHGGINPDFCFDTLPEDFEHFEPILEMAVNRVPLLADAGIKLFFNGPESFTPDDRYLLGETPEVKGLFTACGFNSVGILSSGGVGKVLADWIRDDLPPVELTDVDVRRMMVFQTNRKYLYDRTTETLGLLMDMHWPGRQFETARDIRRSPFHDRLLAKGAWMTEAAGYERPGFFGEPGVPHDIRYSYGRPSWFGNSRRECINTAENVTLFDHSCFVKYLFEGRDALRVLNRVCANDVDVPIGKLVYTQWLNERGGIEADLTVTRLSETSFLIVTIAISQRRDMAWLRRHIPDDAHAFVTDITSGMSMLALMGPKSRALLQAVSPADFSNEAFSFGTSREIDLGYARVRASRVTFVGELGWEIYVPAEFATHVFDQLVAAGGPFGLGHGGYFAINSLRMEKGYRHWSHDIGEEDTPLEGGVGFAVAFDKPGGFIGRDALLRQKAQGKLRRRLVQFKLKDPAAPFIYHNEPVWAGDRIVGSVTSGAYGFRVGASLGMGYVECPEGVDQAYLDARDLEVEIAWKRYPVEAQFKPWYDPAGLRIRA; the protein is encoded by the coding sequence ATGGCTTCAGAACTCCCCGGGCAGGCCGACGTCGTTGTCATCGGCGGCGGCATTGCCGGTTGCTCGATCGCGTATCATCTCACGAAGATCGGGATATCCGACGTGGTGCTGTGCGAACGCAGGCAGTTGACTTGCGGCACGACCTGGCACGCGGCGGGTCTGGTGACGCAGTTGCGCGCAAATCGGCGCATGACGGAACTTGCCTATTACACCGGTCAGCTGTTCGGCCAGCTCGAGGAGGAGACCGGTCTTGCGACGGGTTTCGTTCAGAACGGCTCGCTCCGCGTGGCGAAGACCGAGGCACGCTACGAAGAGCTGGCGCGCGGCGCTTCCATGGGTCGCAATTTCGGCCTACCCGTGGAAGCCCTCAGTACCGGCGAGATCAAGGAGCGTTGGGGTCCGATCAATACCGACGGCTTGGTCGGCGGCTTCTGGTTCCCGCAGGACGGTCAGGTGAACCCGACTGATGTGACCATGGCCTATGTCAAGGGTGCCCGCATGGGCGGCGCGAGGATATTCGAGAACACGCCCGTGACGAATATCCTCGTCGAAAACGGCCGGGTGATCGGTGTCATGACCGACAGGGGAGAAATCCGCGCGCGCAAGGTCGTGATAACCGGAGGCATGTGGTCGCGCGATCTCGCTGCCGGGGTTGGCGTCAGCCTTCCGCTGCACGCCGCCGAACACTTCTACATCGTGACCGAGCATATCCCGGACCTGCCCAAGCGCTTGCCGGTGCTCTTCGTCTCCGACGAACATGCCTATTACAAGGAAGATGCAGGCAAGATCCTGCTGGGCTGCTTCGAGCCCAAGGCCAAGCCGTGGGGACACGGCGGCATCAACCCCGACTTTTGCTTCGACACGCTGCCCGAGGATTTCGAGCATTTCGAGCCCATTCTGGAGATGGCCGTCAATCGTGTGCCGCTGCTCGCCGATGCCGGCATAAAACTGTTCTTCAATGGTCCGGAGAGTTTCACGCCGGATGATCGCTATCTTCTGGGCGAAACGCCCGAGGTGAAGGGATTGTTCACGGCGTGCGGCTTCAACTCCGTCGGTATCCTGTCATCCGGAGGGGTCGGCAAGGTTCTAGCCGACTGGATCCGCGATGACCTGCCTCCCGTCGAATTGACCGATGTCGATGTTCGCCGCATGATGGTGTTCCAGACGAACAGGAAATATCTCTACGATCGGACCACGGAGACGCTCGGCCTTCTGATGGACATGCATTGGCCCGGCCGGCAGTTCGAGACGGCGCGCGACATCCGCAGGAGCCCTTTCCATGACCGTCTTCTCGCCAAGGGGGCGTGGATGACCGAGGCGGCGGGTTATGAGCGTCCCGGTTTCTTCGGCGAGCCCGGCGTTCCCCATGATATCCGCTATTCCTACGGTCGACCGAGCTGGTTCGGGAATTCCCGCCGGGAATGTATCAATACGGCGGAAAACGTCACGTTGTTCGATCACAGTTGCTTCGTCAAATATCTGTTCGAAGGGCGGGATGCGCTGCGCGTGCTGAACCGCGTCTGCGCCAATGACGTTGACGTGCCGATCGGCAAACTCGTTTACACGCAGTGGCTCAATGAGCGCGGCGGCATAGAGGCCGATCTTACCGTCACACGGTTGTCCGAAACCTCTTTCCTGATCGTGACGATCGCAATCTCCCAGCGCCGCGACATGGCCTGGCTGCGCCGTCATATTCCGGACGATGCCCATGCCTTCGTGACGGATATCACGTCCGGCATGTCGATGCTGGCGCTCATGGGGCCGAAGTCCCGTGCGTTGCTGCAGGCCGTTTCCCCGGCCGACTTTTCGAACGAGGCATTTTCCTTCGGCACCAGCCGGGAAATCGATCTCGGCTATGCCCGGGTCCGTGCCAGCCGTGTCACCTTCGTGGGCGAGCTCGGCTGGGAAATCTACGTGCCCGCCGAGTTCGCGACCCATGTGTTCGACCAGCTCGTCGCGGCCGGAGGGCCGTTCGGTCTTGGGCACGGCGGCTATTTCGCCATCAATTCGCTCCGCATGGAAAAAGGCTATCGCCACTGGAGTCACGATATCGGCGAGGAAGACACGCCGCTCGAAGGCGGCGTCGGCTTCGCCGTCGCGTTCGACAAGCCGGGCGGTTTCATCGGGCGCGATGCGCTGCTGCGCCAGAAGGCACAAGGCAAGCTCCGCCGCCGGCTCGTTCAGTTCAAGCTGAAGGACCCGGCCGCGCCGTTCATCTATCATAACGAGCCCGTGTGGGCCGGCGACAGGATCGTCGGCTCCGTCACTTCGGGCGCCTACGGTTTCCGTGTGGGAGCGTCCCTCGGCATGGGCTACGTGGAATGCCCCGAAGGCGTGGATCAGGCCTATCTTGATGCCCGTGACCTGGAGGTCGAGATCGCCTGGAAGCGCTATCCGGTCGAGGCGCAGTTCAAGCCCTGGTACGATCCGGCTGGCCTGCGCATCAGGGCGTAG
- a CDS encoding aldehyde dehydrogenase family protein — protein sequence MLANPAFDKKLLSGSLIDGRWQSGSAGTFAVRSPHSGDILHEVGRSGPDDARRAVQAAKAAFPAWSALSVVERAQIMRNMHRLFVERAETIARMVTAEVAKPILAAREETFEYSSPSWGKAAEEILRYRGMLLPSTQEKSNNKRLVLGHRPLGVIGVITPYNFPTDISSIALAHAAVAGNTTVWKPTEYAPVACAMVAEMFAEAGFPDGVMNMVQGYGDVGAAIVDDSDVKGIFFTGSTATGERIARANPLRPMLLELGGDGPQIVLEDADVDAAVEGAVVGAFYYSGQVCTSSERLLIHEAVYDEFMEKFRKATAALRMGDPFLEDTDIGPLCNEATRERARAHVGDARAKGATVEQFGEEHALYFPPTIITNASSEMLVCREESFAPIATVIKVASAEEAITIANQSELGLVASLWSKDLAKAWRVAEALPHGTVNVNETSNYWDQLAPFGGAGKSGVGRELSQWFLDSFTEKKLISFDLGGPRADRRVAGGW from the coding sequence ATGCTTGCGAACCCGGCATTCGATAAGAAGCTTCTCAGCGGCTCGCTGATCGACGGCCGGTGGCAGTCGGGTTCGGCGGGGACGTTCGCCGTCAGATCGCCGCATAGCGGAGACATATTGCACGAGGTGGGGCGCTCCGGCCCGGATGATGCCCGCCGCGCCGTGCAGGCCGCCAAGGCCGCCTTCCCGGCATGGTCTGCACTGTCGGTTGTCGAGCGCGCGCAGATCATGCGCAACATGCACAGGCTGTTCGTCGAGCGGGCGGAGACGATCGCCCGCATGGTGACCGCCGAAGTCGCCAAACCGATCCTGGCCGCGCGGGAAGAGACATTCGAATATTCATCGCCGTCCTGGGGGAAAGCGGCGGAAGAGATCCTGCGCTACCGCGGAATGCTGCTGCCTTCGACCCAGGAAAAGTCAAACAACAAGCGGCTGGTGCTAGGCCACCGCCCGTTGGGCGTGATCGGCGTCATTACACCGTACAACTTCCCGACCGATATCTCGTCGATCGCTCTCGCCCATGCTGCCGTCGCAGGCAACACGACCGTCTGGAAGCCGACCGAATATGCGCCCGTCGCCTGCGCCATGGTGGCCGAGATGTTCGCTGAGGCCGGTTTCCCCGACGGTGTGATGAACATGGTTCAGGGCTATGGCGACGTCGGTGCGGCGATCGTTGACGACAGCGATGTCAAAGGCATCTTCTTCACGGGTTCGACCGCGACCGGGGAGCGCATCGCGCGCGCGAACCCGCTGCGGCCGATGCTGCTCGAACTCGGCGGCGACGGTCCCCAGATTGTGCTGGAGGATGCGGATGTCGATGCCGCCGTCGAGGGTGCGGTCGTGGGCGCCTTCTATTATTCCGGCCAGGTCTGCACGTCGTCGGAGCGGCTTTTGATCCACGAGGCGGTCTACGACGAGTTCATGGAAAAATTCCGGAAAGCGACGGCCGCCCTCCGGATGGGGGATCCGTTCCTCGAGGATACGGACATCGGTCCCCTGTGCAACGAGGCCACACGCGAACGCGCCCGCGCGCACGTGGGAGATGCCCGTGCGAAAGGGGCTACCGTCGAGCAGTTCGGCGAGGAGCATGCGCTCTATTTCCCGCCGACGATCATCACGAATGCTTCGTCCGAGATGCTGGTTTGCAGGGAGGAGTCCTTTGCCCCGATCGCGACGGTTATCAAGGTCGCCTCGGCCGAGGAAGCGATCACGATCGCCAATCAATCCGAACTGGGGCTGGTCGCTTCGCTTTGGAGCAAGGATCTGGCGAAGGCGTGGCGGGTTGCCGAAGCGCTTCCGCACGGCACGGTCAATGTTAATGAGACCTCAAACTACTGGGACCAGCTCGCGCCTTTCGGTGGCGCGGGAAAAAGCGGTGTCGGCCGCGAGCTTTCTCAATGGTTTCTGGATTCCTTCACCGAAAAGAAGCTCATTTCCTTCGACCTTGGCGGTCCCCGCGCCGACCGCCGGGTGGCAGGGGGGTGGTGA
- the gabT gene encoding 4-aminobutyrate--2-oxoglutarate transaminase has protein sequence MSAASFLNGFWIPSPKRSSFPSTLAVPAPTAGWQGGGDRPGRARSIETGRSSGEQAMTRSGELKARHAAAVTRGVGTKTVYVERALNAELWDVDGRRFIDMAAGIAVNNTGHCHPKVMAAVAEQASRFTHTCFHVGPFEGYIRLAERLNRIAPLNGPAKTMLVTTGAEAVENAVKIARAATGRPAVIAFSGAFHGRTLMGMALTGKVVPYKKGFGPFPSDIYHAVFPNAYLGISVEVALADVESLFATDVDPTRVAAFIIEPVQGEGGFVPAPDPFLHGLRDLADRHGILLIVDEVQAGMARTGKMFGLDHSGVKADLVTMAKGLAGGLPLSAVVGRAELMDAAQPGGLGGTYAGNPLAVAAANAVLDVIEEERLCERAANIGEKITRRLRALAARQGMEPIGDIRGPGAMVAFELVSDRETRAADAALTAALVAEAERRGLILLSCGMRFNVIRLLPPLTIPDAVLDEALDIIEASLGTVILKAA, from the coding sequence GTGTCGGCCGCGAGCTTTCTCAATGGTTTCTGGATTCCTTCACCGAAAAGAAGCTCATTTCCTTCGACCTTGGCGGTCCCCGCGCCGACCGCCGGGTGGCAGGGGGGTGGTGATCGTCCGGGGCGCGCTCGCAGCATCGAAACCGGTCGGTCTTCAGGGGAGCAGGCAATGACACGTTCCGGGGAACTGAAGGCGCGTCATGCCGCGGCCGTCACCAGGGGCGTGGGCACAAAGACCGTCTATGTGGAGCGGGCCCTCAATGCGGAACTCTGGGACGTCGACGGGCGCCGGTTCATTGATATGGCTGCCGGCATCGCCGTCAACAATACGGGGCACTGCCATCCGAAAGTCATGGCCGCCGTTGCCGAGCAGGCGAGCCGTTTCACCCATACGTGTTTCCATGTCGGGCCGTTCGAGGGCTATATCCGTCTTGCCGAGCGGCTCAACAGGATTGCGCCGCTGAATGGGCCCGCAAAGACGATGCTGGTTACGACCGGTGCGGAAGCGGTCGAGAATGCGGTCAAGATCGCGCGCGCGGCGACCGGCCGGCCCGCCGTCATAGCCTTTTCCGGGGCTTTTCACGGCCGGACACTGATGGGCATGGCGCTCACCGGCAAGGTTGTCCCTTACAAGAAGGGGTTCGGCCCGTTCCCTTCCGACATCTATCATGCCGTTTTCCCGAATGCCTATCTCGGCATTTCGGTCGAGGTGGCGCTTGCCGATGTCGAATCCCTGTTCGCCACAGATGTCGATCCAACGCGGGTGGCGGCCTTCATCATCGAGCCGGTGCAGGGCGAGGGTGGCTTTGTTCCGGCGCCCGATCCGTTCCTGCACGGCCTGCGCGATCTTGCCGACCGCCACGGCATCCTGCTCATCGTCGATGAGGTTCAGGCGGGTATGGCGCGAACCGGCAAGATGTTCGGGCTCGACCATTCGGGCGTGAAGGCCGATCTGGTGACGATGGCGAAGGGCCTCGCCGGAGGCCTGCCTCTGTCCGCGGTCGTCGGCCGCGCCGAGCTCATGGATGCCGCGCAGCCGGGCGGCCTCGGCGGGACTTACGCCGGCAATCCCCTAGCGGTTGCAGCGGCAAATGCAGTGCTCGACGTGATCGAGGAAGAGCGGCTTTGCGAAAGGGCCGCGAATATCGGCGAGAAGATCACCCGCCGCCTGCGTGCGCTTGCCGCGAGGCAGGGGATGGAGCCGATCGGCGATATTCGCGGCCCGGGTGCAATGGTCGCATTCGAACTCGTATCGGATCGTGAGACCCGGGCGGCCGATGCAGCGCTTACGGCTGCGTTGGTCGCGGAGGCCGAACGGCGGGGTCTGATCCTGTTGTCCTGCGGCATGAGGTTCAACGTAATTCGGCTGCTTCCGCCGCTGACGATTCCGGATGCAGTGCTCGACGAAGCGCTCGACATTATCGAGGCATCGCTGGGGACGGTGATCCTGAAAGCTGCCTGA